AAAACAACTACCAAAATTTTTGTCATCAACAACTATTCCTGCGATAAATCTACATTAAATTTTTCAGTTCAATCGACCTTATCTGTTTACAGGGGCAGAGTCATATTTTATCGATAGTTCACCGTATACCGAGAACATTTGGATCAAGATCGGTTCCCTAAGCAATTGCAATAGTTTAACATCCGTTGGTCTTATATCAACTAAAAAAGAAGGGGTACCTCGCCTTTTGATGAGGCACCCCTGGCTTTTAAAAATTCTCCAAAAGCTAATGCTGTTACCTTACAACATTTACCGTTACCGTTGTTTTCACATTTTCATATCTGAATTTGACCTTTGCATTTCCTGTCTTCTTTTTGGCGGTAATGGTAAACGTGGCCTCGCCATGAGCATTTATAGTTGCACTTTGGGCGATACCGATACACGCTTCCTGCCAGCTGAGGTATGCTTTATGTAATTCCCTTTTCCGTCATCGCTTGAGAGCACATGGTGACAGGCAATCCGTACAGATACCCTCTTCCCATTCTTCTCTGACAAACTCCATCCAATCATCAGGGGTGTTACGGCAGGATAAACATATTCCGAGATCACAAAGTCCTTCGGTTGTACCGTCTGAATCCTTTATTGCCGCACCACAACATGCACATTGCCACGTAATCATGTCGCTACTTATATGACCACCAACGTCACACATGGGATTCTCCTTCTTACCTTAAACCTCATTTCCTCTTTCTGTTCTCATCCACAAAATATTGCAATACGTCAGTCTCGGTAATCAAACCAATCAACTTATTCTTGTCTTTTACCACCGGCAGCCCTCCCACCTTCTTGTCGATCATAATCTGGGCTGCTTCCTCGACCGTTGCATCGGGGGCAATGGTAATCACATTTTTCGTCATTACCTCTGAAACCTTAAGAGAATCCAGAAATTCCTTATTTTCCTTCCAGTTCGTAAGAATAGACGTCAGCGATGCACGATAGAGGTCTCTTTGTGTCAAGATGCCAACAACATTCTCTCCTTTCACAACGGGTAAATGCCGTATCCTCCCCAAATACATGATGTCATTTGCAAAGCCAAGCTTTGAATCAGCATTCAAGGTTACCAGTTGTGTCTTCATCACATCTTTTACAAGCATCTTTTTCCTCCATTTCTATGGCGTTTTTAAGTTTCTTTTCCCACTCTGGTCCATAATGATTTTCAAGATTTTTTTGTATCTTCTCTTGCCACTTATGATACGCCTGCTTTATCGTATTAATAGGTTGATGCTTTTCCGACAAATACAGGATATTATGCGTTTGTCTGGGTACAGGTATCAAAATATAGTCCGACTCTTCTGTGCCATCTGCTGATAACGCCACAAGGTGAACATCCTTTGTTTTTAATATTTTTTCTCTCACAATATTCGCTTCGTCATTGCTAACAAATATATTTCGGATCGCCTCCCCATCATCCCTAATTGCAAAAAAGGCTTGCCACTCCCTCTTGTATACAAGTTTCTTATATGCACTGGCAGCGGTATATTCATTAAATATACACGGGCCGCTCATTTTCTCATATAATGATTCACCCGCCACATCAGGATATCCCATACACTGCCTGGGACGATGTTTATAAATGCTACAGCGCAAGTCAATTTTCAAAGAGGAATCCATAGTTCCCGCACAAATAGTAAAATCCAAAAACTTGCAAGAATCGTACAATTCGTTATTGTATCCTTCGCTAGTCACCAATAACTTCACATAAGGATAACCGGTACCTTTTCTCCACAGAGACTTAAAAAAACCAAGATGTCCGTTGTTTGACGGGATAACACAGGTAAAACAGCACATCCCATCAGAACATTCATTTTCCACAAAAGTTATACTACCGTGATTTTTATGTACCGGGCAAATGGCACTCATAAAATTCTATACTGTTATCCTGGTTACCTTTTCATCAATTAATCCACTAACAACCTTATATCCCTCACTATTTTCTTCGTAATTATGGATTCTCTTTATAATATTTCTTGCAATATTCTGAAGATCTATTGGGTTGATGATACCGTTGATATTGGTAATCAAAACTCTCCCCAGTTGTTTTGAATATGCACCAACAAAGTCATAAACCCCACCAATAATCGTCAATTTGTTTTCCTTTACCCTGTCACCGTAATATTTTAATGTCTTTTCTATCTGATAGTCCACATTGATTTGACTCAGATAAGCCAGTTCCTTCATTTCATCTTGAATTTTTCTTAAATCAGGTATCCCCCGCTCAATGGGAATGGTTAAAGGAAGCATTTCGGACTTTATCGGGTGCGTAAGCGATGAATAATCCGTCTTGAAGAGGTTATCAAAAGACTTTGCCAAATTCATAATTTCTTTAGACTGCGTTATACAGGCATGGGTGGCAAATTTTACTGCACCACAATCGGTATGTCCCAAAACAAGCATAACCGGCGTTTTAAGAACAAAAAGCGAATATTCAATAGAACCCCTATTAATGGCCACCTGATTACCAGCATTTCGAATAATAAATACCTTATTAAAGATATCTATCCCCAGGATATTACCCTGCACCCGGGAATCAGCACACGTAAGGAGGGTAATGTACGGATTCTGGTGTGTGGCATATGCCAGAAACTTCGTCTCTTCAGTATTCTTTACAAACGCCTCATTGTGTACGAGCAGATGTCGAAAAATATTTCCAACTTCCATAATATCCTCCTTACCAAAATTAAACTATTCACATATATTAAAGTTTTATACATTTCAACCGCGTTGAGACCCAATTGTTCTCAATTTAAGCTGTTCTTAAAGATACGGTATCTGAAGTTAAAAAACGTATAACTTTAATATAGTATGTTTTAATTCTGTTATGTCGTCTCGAAATATTTTTTATGTTCCCACTCGGTTACCTGCATCCTGTACTCATCCCATTCGGCCATTTTTGCATGAATATACACTTGGTACGTATGAGAACCCAATGCAGCTTCCATCACTTTGCTTTTCTTTAATTCCTCAATTGCTTCACCAAGGGAACCCGGAAGCGTGGCGATATTGCGGTATGCCAATTCATCCTTATCAAACTCGTAGACATTCTCTTCTACGGGGCTAGGAGGCGTAAGACCTCTTCTAATACCATCAAGCCCTGCTTCCAGCATGACTGCGAGGGCAAGGTACGGATTATTGCTGGGATCCGGGCATCTCAACTCTGCCCTTATTGACTGTTCCCTCCCCTGAGAAAATCTTGGAATTCGTATCAAGGCAGAGCGATTCTTTTGTCCCCAGCAGATATACACCGGCGCCTCATACCCGGGCACCAGTCTTTTATAGGAATTTACTGTTGGAGATAAAATAGCGCTCATCGCACAGACATGCTGAAGTTGCCCTGCAACAAACTGTTTTGCCACCTTACTGAGTTTATATTCATCCTTTTCATCGAAGAATAGATTCTTTCGTGTCCTGATATCGAAAAAACTCTGATGACAATGCATTCCACTGCCACATAGCCCAAAGATGGGTTTTGGCATAAAAGTGGCATATAAATCGTGCTGATGCGCAATAGACTTCACTACCTGTTTAAAAGTCAAGGCATTTTCGGCAGTCTTCAGCGCCTCGGCATATCTGAAGTCAATCTCATGCTGCCCGGGGGCTACTTCATGGTGGCTCATCTCAACATTAAGACCCATTTTCTCCAGAGTAAAAATAATATCCCTTCTCACGTTTCCCGCAAGGTCTCTCGGAGAAAAGTCAAAATAACTCCCCACGTCGTGGGGTGTAGGCTCCACCTGACCATCGCTTTTGGGTTTAAATAAGAAAAATTCCAACTCGGGTCCCACATTATATTCAAAGTTCATTTCCCGCGCATTTTTAATTGCCCTTTTCAAAATATACCGGGGGTCTCCTTCGAAAGGGGAACCATCCGGCATATGGACATCACAAAAAAGTCTGGCCGTTATCTCCTCTGTCTCCCAGGGAAGCAAGGCATACGTACTCGTATCAGGCTTCAGATACATATCGCTTTCACAAATTCTTGTAAAACCCTCGATTGAAGAGCCATCAAACCAAATCCCCTTTTCGATGGATTCCGGGAATCTCTCCATAGGTATCGTAACGGCCTTGATATTTCCGTTTATATCAGTAAATTGCAGTTGGACAAGTTTTACATTGTCTTCTTTTGCCCGATTGATAACTGCCAAATCTGTATGCTCACTGGTCATGGAAATTTCACCTTTCTATAACATTTCGGAAGACAGAAAATCTATGTGGTTTGCTGCACTTTGGCCCAAACAAACACAGGCTGTTTAACTACAACAAGATTATCAATTTTAATCATATTGCTGTAAAAAAACAAGTAATTTATAACCAGGCCAGCACATGGTTCGTGCTTGACACCACAAATGCGTCATGCTAAACTTCAACTGAAATTATAAAATTTTACAACACTCTCTTTTTATCAGATTTGCGTTCAGCATTCGAATAAGAATGCTGAACAATTCTCAAAATAACCTCTTATGGAGACTATCATGGGAAAGGTTGTTGCCGTCTGCATAAGCGAAAGAAAAGGCACCCAAAAACGCGACGTCGGTACGTGTAAGTTAATCGAACATTTTGGCCTGAAAGGAGATGCCCATGCCGGTAAATGGCATCGTCAGGTCAGCCTGCTGGCCAGAGAAAGCGCAGATATCATGCGTAAAAAGGGATTAAATATCGAGGACGGCGATTTTGGGGAAAATATTGTAACGGAGGGCATCGAACTAAAATCCCTTCCTATTGGAACCGTTTTAAAAATTGGCGATGATGCCATTATTCGGGTGACTCAAATCGGCAAACTCTGTCATGACCGTTGCGCTATTTATTATAAAGCCGGCGATTGTATTATGCCGAGGGAAGGTATCTTTGCCGAAATTCTCACAGGCGGCACCATTAAAACAGGGGATGAAATTACAATCCTCGAAAAGGGTGCAGAAGTAGAAGTAAAAGTATGATACAAGCAGCCATATTAACATTAAGCGACAAAGGTTCACGAGGAGAACGTGAGGATAAGAGCGGCGAGGTTATCCGCAACATGCTTAAGGAGATTGATGCTACCATCACGGCCTATGAAGTCATCC
This Candidatus Brocadia sp. DNA region includes the following protein-coding sequences:
- a CDS encoding CBS domain-containing protein; translated protein: MLVKDVMKTQLVTLNADSKLGFANDIMYLGRIRHLPVVKGENVVGILTQRDLYRASLTSILTNWKENKEFLDSLKVSEVMTKNVITIAPDATVEEAAQIMIDKKVGGLPVVKDKNKLIGLITETDVLQYFVDENRKRK
- a CDS encoding MOSC domain-containing protein, producing the protein MGKVVAVCISERKGTQKRDVGTCKLIEHFGLKGDAHAGKWHRQVSLLARESADIMRKKGLNIEDGDFGENIVTEGIELKSLPIGTVLKIGDDAIIRVTQIGKLCHDRCAIYYKAGDCIMPREGIFAEILTGGTIKTGDEITILEKGAEVEVKV
- the glnA gene encoding type I glutamate--ammonia ligase; this encodes MTSEHTDLAVINRAKEDNVKLVQLQFTDINGNIKAVTIPMERFPESIEKGIWFDGSSIEGFTRICESDMYLKPDTSTYALLPWETEEITARLFCDVHMPDGSPFEGDPRYILKRAIKNAREMNFEYNVGPELEFFLFKPKSDGQVEPTPHDVGSYFDFSPRDLAGNVRRDIIFTLEKMGLNVEMSHHEVAPGQHEIDFRYAEALKTAENALTFKQVVKSIAHQHDLYATFMPKPIFGLCGSGMHCHQSFFDIRTRKNLFFDEKDEYKLSKVAKQFVAGQLQHVCAMSAILSPTVNSYKRLVPGYEAPVYICWGQKNRSALIRIPRFSQGREQSIRAELRCPDPSNNPYLALAVMLEAGLDGIRRGLTPPSPVEENVYEFDKDELAYRNIATLPGSLGEAIEELKKSKVMEAALGSHTYQVYIHAKMAEWDEYRMQVTEWEHKKYFETT